From Pseudodesulfovibrio nedwellii:
GCAGTCAGGTCACCGAAAGTAAGATTCGGAAGTTTCATTGGGGTTACCTCATATTTTTCTGAAGATACGCTCGTGTGCTTGATAATGCAAATCAAGTCAAGACAAACTGATGTTTGAATCGACTAATATATTCCTTCAACATGATCTTTAACTGTCAACTCAGCGAAATACATGGAACTTGTAAAAGCTGGTGAAATTGAGTTGAGAATATGTATCGTGTTATTGTGGCGTTTAATGACAAAATCCATGACCAGTTCACAGGTATCTGTATTCACTAATTGTGGGCGTATTCCCATTTTGGATGTGGAAATGAAATCATCGGGTGAGATGTGTTTGACCAGTTTGGCCGTATCATTGAAGAAATATTTAAAGAAATATTTACGAGGTTCTTCCATGGCCACCTGACGGAATTTTTCGTTCCCCATAAACAGGTTCAGGTCCTGAAAGAGAATGGAGAGGAATTCTGCATCTAGTCCTTTGAGGATACCGTAGTTTTCACGTCCGAAAGCGGGTATGGCTGTTGGGCCGACATAGACATCACCATGGACGCTTCGGGTAAAGTGTATGCCAAGGAATGGGTTTTTGATGTTGGGCACTGGGTATATGGAACCATTAATTTGGTCGGCGGCTGGCTTTTTTAGCTTGTGGTAGATGCCTTTGAACGGGAGCAGGCGATAATTTGGGGCGACACCGAATGCGTGAGCAACCCTGTCACTGTAAGCCCCCGCAGCGTTGATGAAGAGGGAATATTTGATTGGGCCTTCCGAGGTCAGAACGCTGTCGTATCCTTTATCAAGGAAGCGGGTGTTGAAAAAGAATCGTACCTTGCCGCTTGTATCAAGTTCATGATGCATGGCAGTGAGGATTTTTTTGGAGTCCACAACAGCGGTGAAGGGGGAGTGCAGAGCGCGCTCAACTGTTTTCGCATTGGGTTCCAGTTCGGCTAGTTGCGTCTTGTCGATCATTTCGACAGTGCAGCCGTTGGCTGTGGCGCGTCGCTCCAGTTCGTCCAGTGTGTCCAATTCGGTTTCTGTTCGGGCAACAATGACTTTGCCGGATTTGAAGAGAGGTAGGCCGTTTTCTTCGCAATAAGCTTGCATGCGACGGTTGCCTTCCAGACACATCTGCGCCTTTAATGTGCCGGGATCATAATAGATGCCGGCATGGAGTACGCCACTGTTACGACCTGAGGCGTGCATGCCGGGGGCCGGTTCCTTGTCAAAAATGATGATGTCATCGAAGCCGGCCTTGATGAGTTCGCGGGCTATAGTTAGGCCGAGTATG
This genomic window contains:
- the lhgO gene encoding L-2-hydroxyglutarate oxidase, which codes for MFSAHTVICGAGILGLTIARELIKAGFDDIIIFDKEPAPGMHASGRNSGVLHAGIYYDPGTLKAQMCLEGNRRMQAYCEENGLPLFKSGKVIVARTETELDTLDELERRATANGCTVEMIDKTQLAELEPNAKTVERALHSPFTAVVDSKKILTAMHHELDTSGKVRFFFNTRFLDKGYDSVLTSEGPIKYSLFINAAGAYSDRVAHAFGVAPNYRLLPFKGIYHKLKKPAADQINGSIYPVPNIKNPFLGIHFTRSVHGDVYVGPTAIPAFGRENYGILKGLDAEFLSILFQDLNLFMGNEKFRQVAMEEPRKYFFKYFFNDTAKLVKHISPDDFISTSKMGIRPQLVNTDTCELVMDFVIKRHNNTIHILNSISPAFTSSMYFAELTVKDHVEGIY